From a single Elusimicrobiota bacterium genomic region:
- a CDS encoding folylpolyglutamate synthase/dihydrofolate synthase family protein produces the protein MKYNEAVKIVDNFEEFRYRFGLARIRKFLCRLDSPQDKLKIIHIAGTNGKGSVAAYISTILQNAGYKVGLYTSPHLLDIRERIQINNKKITKKDFTQFVFNYTLHSTPYTLTYFEFLTAMAFWYFAKENVNFAVIEVGLGGRLDATNVIKNPLVSIITNISLEHTQYLGNTTEKIAKEKAGIIKTNGTVITSCYGKALKKIQEIASSKNAKVIKIQNNRNYKISLFGEHQQQNASLAVAVCRFLSIPEKYIITGLQNTYWPARFEVKQFKIKNSKLKIVLDVVHNPAGMLVLKNSIKKYFGKKINFVFGVLADKDYKKMVRIIAPIVKNVFISAPENNRALSPQIVQKEFLAYISPENIFVFSNIKKAIKFAIANLADLCITGSTYTVGEALRAIKN, from the coding sequence ATGAAATATAATGAAGCAGTTAAAATCGTAGATAATTTTGAAGAGTTCAGATACAGATTTGGTTTAGCACGAATCAGAAAATTTTTATGCCGGCTTGACAGCCCACAGGATAAACTAAAAATTATCCATATTGCAGGCACCAATGGGAAAGGTTCGGTTGCTGCGTATATTTCTACAATTTTACAAAACGCAGGCTACAAAGTCGGGCTTTACACATCACCACATCTGTTAGATATCAGAGAACGAATACAGATAAACAACAAAAAAATTACAAAAAAAGATTTTACACAATTTGTATTTAACTATACCCTACACTCTACACCCTACACCCTGACATATTTTGAATTCTTAACTGCAATGGCATTTTGGTATTTTGCAAAAGAAAATGTTAATTTTGCTGTGATTGAAGTGGGGCTTGGTGGCCGATTAGATGCGACAAATGTTATAAAAAATCCGCTGGTTTCTATTATTACAAATATATCGCTTGAGCACACACAATATCTTGGAAACACAACTGAAAAAATAGCAAAAGAAAAAGCAGGAATAATAAAAACTAATGGGACTGTTATAACATCATGCTATGGAAAAGCATTAAAAAAAATACAAGAAATTGCGAGTTCAAAAAATGCAAAAGTTATAAAAATTCAGAATAACAGAAATTATAAAATCTCACTTTTTGGAGAACACCAGCAACAAAATGCAAGTCTGGCAGTCGCAGTTTGTAGATTTTTAAGCATTCCTGAAAAATATATTATTACTGGATTACAAAACACATACTGGCCGGCAAGGTTTGAAGTAAAACAATTCAAAATTAAAAATTCAAAATTAAAAATTGTTTTAGATGTTGTACATAATCCTGCGGGAATGTTGGTGCTTAAAAATTCAATAAAAAAATATTTTGGCAAAAAAATCAATTTTGTATTTGGTGTGTTAGCAGATAAGGATTACAAAAAAATGGTAAGAATTATTGCACCTATTGTAAAAAATGTTTTTATTTCAGCACCCGAAAATAATCGTGCATTAAGTCCACAAATTGTCCAAAAAGAGTTTTTAGCCTATATCTCGCCAGAAAATATTTTTGTTTTCAGCAATATAAAAAAGGCAATTAAATTTGCGATAGCAAATTTAGCAGATTTATGTATTACAGGCTCAACCTATACGGTTGGTGAGGCATTAAGGGCAATTAAAAATTAA
- a CDS encoding ROK family protein gives MNLIGIDIGGTKILIILTDETGKIKNRVELPTPKGSPALVLDKIVQQLKLCEKFKSIGVGIAGDIDSKNGIVRHSPNLHKWTNVHLKKYFEVRTNVRTVVDNDANCAAVGSYILDGKKKYKNFITITLGTGIGGGFITNGELYRGSTGSAGEAGHITINQNGPRCSCGNYGCLESYIGTKGIIRIAIKQGLKNKNLTPAVIAELARNGNKKAVLVYQKTAEYLAVGTGNLINIFNPDMITFSGGVSANWDLIKKPFFTELKKRVFTASLKHVKIIKSKHAKNLGAIGAALLSKKSD, from the coding sequence ATGAATCTTATTGGTATAGATATTGGTGGCACTAAAATACTTATTATTTTAACTGATGAAACAGGCAAAATAAAAAACCGAGTTGAACTCCCGACACCTAAAGGTTCACCAGCACTTGTACTTGACAAAATCGTTCAGCAATTAAAACTATGTGAAAAGTTTAAGTCAATCGGGGTTGGTATAGCAGGCGATATTGATAGCAAAAATGGTATCGTTCGGCATTCGCCTAATCTTCATAAATGGACAAATGTCCATTTAAAAAAATACTTTGAGGTACGAACAAATGTTCGTACTGTTGTTGATAATGATGCTAACTGCGCTGCGGTTGGCTCATATATTCTTGATGGCAAAAAAAAATACAAGAATTTTATTACAATTACGCTTGGAACCGGTATTGGTGGCGGATTTATTACAAATGGCGAACTTTATCGGGGTTCAACTGGTTCTGCAGGTGAAGCAGGACATATTACTATCAATCAGAATGGTCCAAGATGCAGTTGTGGAAATTATGGCTGTCTTGAATCGTATATTGGTACGAAAGGCATAATTAGAATAGCAATCAAGCAGGGGTTAAAAAATAAAAACTTAACACCTGCCGTAATTGCAGAATTAGCGCGGAATGGTAATAAAAAAGCAGTTCTTGTCTACCAAAAAACAGCCGAATATCTTGCGGTTGGAACTGGCAATCTTATCAATATTTTCAATCCGGATATGATAACTTTTTCAGGTGGTGTTTCAGCCAACTGGGATTTAATAAAAAAACCGTTTTTTACAGAATTAAAAAAGCGTGTTTTTACAGCATCGCTAAAACATGTCAAAATTATCAAATCCAAACACGCTAAAAACCTCGGAGCAATCGGTGCGGCACTTTTGTCAAAAAAAAGTGATTAA
- a CDS encoding four helix bundle protein yields the protein MCNEDYKNYVFDFEKLEVYKIALKFISKVFKIYGKLQPGYRYLIGDQFTRSALSIANNIAEGSGKESKKGKSQFYNIALNSGRECIPMITLLLTEQQITKEEFDDLRSVCIHICNMLGKLIRSLK from the coding sequence ATGTGTAATGAAGATTATAAAAATTATGTATTTGATTTTGAGAAATTAGAAGTATATAAAATAGCACTGAAATTTATTAGCAAGGTTTTCAAAATATATGGGAAATTGCAACCAGGATATCGTTATTTAATTGGAGACCAGTTTACCAGGTCAGCACTTTCTATTGCGAATAATATTGCTGAAGGAAGTGGAAAAGAATCAAAGAAAGGTAAATCACAGTTTTACAATATAGCACTAAATTCTGGACGAGAATGTATTCCAATGATAACTTTACTCTTAACCGAACAGCAGATTACAAAAGAAGAATTTGATGATTTAAGGTCAGTTTGTATTCATATTTGTAATATGCTTGGGAAATTAATTAGGAGTTTGAAGTGA
- a CDS encoding aspartyl protease family protein, with protein MGEIRVKVRLENEVDLFLYEENKIVKKKVRSAEVDALVDTGAVMVLLPQDLVEKLGLRKFGKAIITLANEEKVELDKAGTVALTIGDRQMKTACLVGPPGCEPLIGQLVLEELDLIPDPLKRTITPRPESPYLPTLKLKYTDKNK; from the coding sequence ATGGGTGAGATACGGGTCAAAGTCCGTTTAGAGAACGAAGTAGATTTATTCCTATATGAAGAAAACAAAATAGTCAAGAAAAAGGTTAGGTCCGCGGAAGTAGATGCATTAGTAGATACCGGCGCTGTTATGGTGCTTTTACCGCAGGATTTGGTTGAAAAATTGGGCTTACGAAAGTTTGGTAAAGCAATAATCACACTGGCTAATGAAGAGAAAGTTGAATTAGATAAAGCCGGCACCGTGGCACTCACAATAGGCGATAGACAGATGAAAACGGCTTGTCTTGTTGGACCACCGGGCTGCGAGCCACTTATTGGTCAACTTGTTCTTGAAGAATTGGATTTGATTCCAGATCCTTTGAAACGAACTATTACACCAAGACCAGAATCTCCTTATCTTCCGACATTAAAATTGAAATATACTGATAAAAATAAGTGA
- the uvrB gene encoding excinuclease ABC subunit UvrB yields the protein MNTFKLVSKFKPAGDQPEAISQLVDGIKSSPKSEVRSQKHQVLLGVTGSGKTFTIANVIAQVQKPTLVISHNKTLAAQLYSEFKSFFPHNAVEYFISYYDYYQPEAYIPQTDTYIEKDASINEYIDRLRLKATSSILSRNDVIVVASVSCIYNLGSPADFSEMCVVVEKGKIMSRDFLLSELVGIHYERNDTDFSRGTFRVCGNTVTVFPANSETAVRVEFSGSEIAKITEINPLTGSPLTRSPAHPLTRYFIYPAKHFVTPRPRLEQAVEEIKKELKERLEFFQKEGKLLEAQRLEQRTNYDIEMLLEMGYCHGIENYSRHLSGRPAGSRPPCLIDYFLSGCFRVGDNMKTSFLTIIDESHVTIPQIYGMYKGDRARKETLIDFGFRLPSALDNRPQKFDEFESLVEDVIYMSATPAEYELKKSNGIIVEQIVRPTGLVDPEVKIKPTENQIDNLISEIEKVVKRKERVLVTTLTKRMAEDLAEYLYEKKLLVKYLHSDIEALERIEILNDLRKGNFDVLVGVNLLREGLDLPEVSLVAVLDADKEGFLRSETSLIQVSGRAARNINGTVILYADNITGSMKRAVSEMSRRRQKQLYYNKKHKIIPKTIVKAVDELEEFQYKAKQDSLLLVKEDILKYTTKDIFQLEKEMSDAADNLNFELAAVLRDKIFELKEMQIKKRNELA from the coding sequence GTGAATACCTTCAAACTTGTATCCAAATTCAAGCCTGCAGGTGACCAGCCGGAAGCAATTTCTCAACTTGTTGATGGAATAAAAAGCAGTCCGAAGTCCGAAGTCCGAAGTCAAAAACACCAGGTACTTTTAGGTGTTACAGGTTCTGGCAAAACATTCACAATCGCAAATGTAATCGCACAGGTTCAAAAACCGACGCTTGTTATCTCACACAACAAAACGCTTGCCGCACAACTCTATTCTGAATTTAAGAGTTTTTTTCCGCATAACGCCGTTGAGTATTTCATCTCATACTACGATTATTACCAGCCGGAAGCGTATATTCCTCAAACGGACACCTACATAGAAAAAGATGCATCAATCAACGAGTATATAGACCGTCTGCGGCTGAAAGCGACCTCTTCAATTTTATCCCGGAATGATGTAATTGTTGTTGCCTCCGTTTCCTGTATTTACAATCTTGGCTCACCAGCAGATTTCAGTGAAATGTGTGTGGTTGTAGAAAAAGGAAAAATAATGAGTCGCGATTTTTTGCTATCTGAACTTGTCGGCATTCATTACGAACGAAATGATACTGATTTTTCAAGAGGAACATTTCGTGTTTGCGGAAACACGGTAACTGTTTTTCCAGCTAATTCTGAAACTGCCGTCCGTGTAGAATTCTCAGGTTCTGAAATCGCAAAAATTACCGAAATAAATCCACTTACTGGGAGTCCGCTCACCCGCTCACCCGCTCACCCGCTCACCCGCTATTTTATCTATCCTGCAAAACATTTCGTAACCCCGAGACCCCGTTTAGAACAAGCAGTAGAAGAAATAAAAAAAGAGTTAAAAGAACGATTGGAGTTCTTTCAAAAGGAAGGTAAGTTGTTAGAAGCACAACGGCTTGAACAACGGACAAATTACGACATTGAAATGCTTCTGGAAATGGGCTATTGCCACGGGATTGAAAATTATTCAAGACATCTCTCTGGTCGACCTGCAGGTAGCCGTCCACCTTGTTTAATAGATTATTTTCTATCAGGATGTTTTCGTGTTGGCGACAACATGAAAACATCGTTTTTAACAATTATTGACGAATCACATGTCACAATTCCACAAATCTACGGAATGTATAAAGGCGATAGAGCACGAAAAGAAACATTGATTGATTTCGGTTTCCGACTCCCATCCGCACTTGATAACCGTCCACAGAAATTTGATGAGTTTGAGTCGCTTGTTGAAGATGTAATTTATATGTCCGCAACCCCTGCAGAATACGAACTCAAAAAATCAAACGGGATAATCGTAGAGCAGATTGTCCGTCCCACTGGGCTTGTTGACCCTGAAGTAAAAATAAAACCAACCGAAAACCAAATTGATAACTTAATCTCGGAAATAGAAAAAGTTGTCAAACGAAAAGAACGGGTGTTGGTAACGACACTCACAAAAAGAATGGCGGAAGACCTCGCTGAATATCTTTACGAAAAAAAATTACTTGTAAAATATCTGCATTCTGATATTGAAGCGTTAGAACGAATAGAAATCCTTAACGATTTACGAAAAGGTAATTTTGATGTGCTCGTCGGTGTGAATCTGCTCCGTGAAGGACTTGACTTGCCTGAAGTTTCGTTAGTTGCTGTTCTGGATGCTGACAAAGAGGGCTTTTTAAGAAGCGAGACATCGCTGATACAGGTTTCAGGCAGAGCTGCAAGAAATATCAACGGCACTGTAATTCTCTATGCGGATAATATCACTGGCTCTATGAAACGAGCAGTATCGGAAATGAGCCGCCGTCGGCAGAAACAACTCTACTACAACAAGAAACATAAAATTATACCTAAAACGATTGTAAAAGCGGTTGATGAATTGGAAGAGTTTCAGTATAAGGCAAAACAGGACTCTCTGCTTCTTGTCAAAGAGGATATTCTTAAATATACTACAAAGGATATTTTTCAACTTGAAAAAGAAATGAGCGATGCAGCGGATAATCTTAATTTTGAACTTGCAGCAGTTCTGCGGGATAAAATCTTTGAATTAAAAGAAATGCAAATTAAAAAAAGAAATGAATTGGCATAG
- a CDS encoding four helix bundle protein, with protein MIRTYKDLKVYTLSYELAMEIFEITKKFPKEETYSLTDQIRRSSRSIPANIVEGWAKRKYKDVFLRHLNDAVGSCEEVKVWLNFSKDCKYISNEIYENLTKKYNEVGAMLFALIKNWQKF; from the coding sequence ATGATAAGAACATACAAAGATTTGAAAGTTTATACTTTATCATATGAATTAGCAATGGAGATTTTTGAGATAACAAAAAAATTTCCAAAAGAAGAAACATATTCATTAACAGACCAAATAAGACGGTCGTCAAGGTCTATTCCTGCTAATATTGTAGAAGGATGGGCAAAGAGAAAATATAAAGACGTATTTCTACGACATCTTAACGATGCTGTTGGTTCTTGTGAAGAGGTAAAAGTATGGTTAAATTTTTCAAAAGATTGTAAGTATATTAGCAACGAAATTTATGAAAATCTAACTAAAAAATATAATGAAGTTGGCGCAATGCTTTTCGCACTAATAAAAAACTGGCAGAAATTCTGA
- the accD gene encoding acetyl-CoA carboxylase, carboxyltransferase subunit beta: MSQEESKEKVSVADGLWKKCDSCQNIIYNKELTENFFVCPKCNHYFRLSAKDRIATLLDGNSFSETAANLQTTDPLAFKDTQKYTVKIKHTKTKTKLAEAVTTGVGKINGKEVVFCAMDFDFLGGSMGSVVGEKITLAIETAIEKKVPLVIVSASGGARMQEGMLSLMQMTKTAVALAKFSETKIPFISVLTHPVTGGVSASYAFLGDVIIAEPKALIGFAGPRVIEQTIKQKLPDGFQLSEFLLEHGQIDIVVERKELKNTISKVIDLLY; this comes from the coding sequence ATGTCACAAGAAGAATCTAAAGAAAAGGTATCAGTTGCTGATGGTCTCTGGAAAAAATGTGATAGCTGTCAGAATATAATTTACAACAAAGAACTTACCGAAAATTTTTTTGTCTGTCCGAAATGTAACCACTATTTTCGGTTATCTGCAAAAGATAGAATAGCCACTCTTTTAGATGGCAACAGTTTTAGTGAAACCGCTGCAAACTTACAGACAACCGACCCGCTTGCTTTTAAGGACACTCAAAAGTATACAGTAAAAATAAAACATACTAAAACGAAAACAAAACTTGCAGAAGCAGTTACCACAGGTGTTGGAAAAATCAACGGTAAAGAAGTTGTTTTCTGTGCGATGGATTTTGATTTTTTAGGTGGTAGTATGGGCAGTGTCGTTGGCGAAAAAATTACACTTGCAATTGAAACAGCGATAGAAAAAAAGGTTCCACTTGTGATTGTTTCTGCGTCAGGTGGTGCAAGAATGCAGGAAGGAATGTTATCGCTGATGCAGATGACAAAAACAGCTGTCGCACTCGCAAAATTTTCAGAAACAAAAATACCGTTTATTTCTGTGTTAACCCATCCTGTTACAGGCGGCGTCTCTGCATCATATGCATTCTTAGGTGATGTAATTATTGCAGAGCCCAAAGCGTTAATCGGCTTTGCAGGACCGCGTGTAATAGAGCAGACAATCAAACAAAAACTACCTGATGGGTTTCAACTTTCAGAATTCTTGCTTGAACATGGCCAGATTGATATAGTTGTTGAGCGAAAAGAACTTAAAAATACAATTTCAAAAGTAATTGATTTGCTATACTGA
- a CDS encoding DUF2283 domain-containing protein yields the protein MAYNISYEPEADVLTIRVSKEGKIDDAEMVGDVVLHWDKNGNPVMVEFLNATKIVPKMVEAFAKRELAVVA from the coding sequence ATGGCATATAACATTTCATATGAACCTGAAGCAGATGTGCTTACTATTCGGGTATCAAAAGAAGGTAAAATTGATGATGCAGAAATGGTTGGTGATGTTGTATTACACTGGGATAAGAACGGTAATCCTGTAATGGTAGAATTTCTTAATGCGACTAAAATTGTTCCCAAAATGGTAGAGGCATTTGCTAAACGCGAATTAGCAGTGGTGGCTTAA
- a CDS encoding aspartyl protease family protein, whose amino-acid sequence MGLTVLKVEVGNPAKPEITEKVEFLIDSGAIYSVVPSGILNKLGIKPLSEEEFRLANGEKITRKKGIALFKYLDKIGGADVIFGEEDDSILLGAFTLESLGLILDPLKRQLKTLPMILA is encoded by the coding sequence ATGGGACTTACGGTTTTAAAAGTTGAAGTAGGCAATCCGGCAAAACCTGAGATTACTGAAAAGGTAGAATTTTTGATTGACTCAGGCGCAATTTATTCAGTAGTTCCAAGTGGCATTTTGAATAAACTGGGAATCAAACCATTGTCAGAAGAGGAATTTAGACTTGCAAATGGCGAAAAGATTACACGGAAAAAGGGAATAGCGCTTTTTAAGTATCTTGATAAAATTGGCGGTGCGGATGTTATTTTTGGCGAAGAGGATGATAGCATACTTTTAGGTGCTTTTACCCTTGAATCATTAGGTCTAATCCTTGATCCTTTAAAACGCCAGTTAAAAACCCTACCTATGATTCTTGCTTAA